The DNA region GTGGCCTGATCTCTTCTACTGGCTGGCCGGGATCACGCTCGCGCTCGTCTGTCTTGGCGTCGTCTTGCTCCTCGTGCCGCAACGGTCTGGCATCAATGTCCGGTTTCGCGCGGGGGGCTTCGATCTTTCGGTGCGGATGCCATTGCGACGAGAACGCCACGAGAGCGTCGCGTGGGAGGATGTGGCCCGCCTCGCGGTAACGAAGGCCAGCCGGAGCAGCGATGCGCTCTGGATCTACCGGCAGAGCGGCGCGCGGATTGACCTCGCGCTCTCTTATGTCCGCCCCGGGACGGACGAGGTGTTTGCCCGCTTTCGCCGCTCGGCGGAGGCGGCGGGCTTCGTCCTTGAGCGGGAGAGGCGCCTATATCTTCTCATTCTCTCCCGAGAAACGTGGCTTGTCGTGCCCGCGGGCAGGCGTGGTCAGGACTGATCCCCTCGGCGCGGTGCCATCTCAGGCCGCGTCGTAGGCGTCTCGCGCGCTGCGCACCTCCACCATGTGCACCGCTGACCAGTGCACCAGCGGCTTCATCTTCTCGCAGAGATCGCGTCCGAGGGGCGTGAGTGCGTAGGAGACGGCCACGGGCGGCCCCTCCGCGACGCTGCGCGTTAGGTAGCCGTCGCGCTGCATGGCCCGGAGGTTTTCCGTCAGAACCC from Pseudomonadota bacterium includes:
- a CDS encoding helix-turn-helix domain-containing protein; the protein is MLPIGIDDKAQAQNCPIRSVLSNVSGKWRILILLGLEDGPQRFGALKRCIGDITQRVLTENLRAMQRDGYLTRSVAEGPPVAVSYALTPLGRDLCEKMKPLVHWSAVHMVEVRSARDAYDAA